In Gossypium hirsutum isolate 1008001.06 chromosome D01, Gossypium_hirsutum_v2.1, whole genome shotgun sequence, the genomic window ccctattggaacaacagacGAGATCATGGAAAAGCCCTGATGATCCATCCGATGGCAACTTTTTTCAAGGCATTGAACCTTTCAGCATCCCGGAGGGTGTCATTTGGAACAATAACCAGATATATTTTCGGACAGGCCCATGAAATGGTCGTATCTATATTGGTTTAATAAATGTTAATAGAGTTTATTTTGATGGTTTTATGTGgttgcagatgatgtagaaaaaACTTATTACGAAACTTACGAATATTctactgactctaggttgatatACTTTGAATTAGAGTCTGAAGGAAGATTCGTTGAACGAATATGGGATGCGGGGAAAGGGGACTGGATAAACGGGTACTCTAGTTATCTAACAGATTGTGATGTTTATGGAAAGTGTGGGGCATTTGGAATCTGCGATTCAACGAAACGACCCATTTGCAGTTGTTTGAAAGGATTTAAGCCTAGGAATATAGAGGAATGGAATAGAGGTAATTGGAGTAGTGGGTGTTTTAGGACTACCTGTTTGCACTGCCAAAGAGATAACAACAATGGATGTGAAGCAGGCCAAGGAGATGATGGATTTTTAAAGCTGAAGAAGATGAAAGTGCCAGCATTTCCAGACCAGTCATCAATAACTAACGGCGAATGCAAAGATCAATGCATGAAGAATTGTTCGTGTGTGGCTTATGCGTATGATGCTGGCATTGGTTGCATGTTATGGAGTGGAGATTTGATTGATGTCCAGAAATTCTCTAATCGGGGAGTCGATCTTTACATTCGTCTGACATCTTCGGAACTTGGTAAACTTGTCTTCCATATCGACCATGTGTGTGACGAATTGCATCAATTAATCTTCATTTTTGGTATAGATGTTTTATTAACCATGTTTCTGGATTTGCAGATAAATGGAATTGTGAGATAATTGTTGTTACAACAGTAATTTCAGGCATGGTGGTGATTATAATAATTTCTGCACTCTTCTTATTGCGTAGAATGGGTCAACAAAGAGGTAAAATGtccatctttatttatttaatctttgtAGTCACTTTCTTTTAAGAAATATGTAAATTCTTTAAGAGTTCTCTTCGAGTAAAATTGGATTTAAAGGTATTTTTTACtcgatttaaattcaaattttagataaaataaaataaaattgaaatagaatTGAGTCGAACTCGAATACGGAGAAAAGCTCTAACCTTGATTGAGTAGTATTGTAAAAGTTCAAGGTCGAATGCAagtgaaattaaattattcagtTTTGCTCCATTAATTTCGtttatataagttatatattcgtatttgattatatatatatattcaaggtTGAATTCGCACTCATTTCagatatacttttatatttaaataacgtGGACCATGTGTTAGATAAATTGGGTGAATTAATTTGCAATTCTTTTGGGTCGAAGTTTCATAAACCAAGTTTCTGGATTTGCTGATAAAGGGGAAAGTAGTAAGGTCGTCTTTGTTATTACAACAGTAACTGTGGGCAATTATGCAGCCTTCAACTCATTGCTTCTTTGATTTCCATCACTGGAAGGAATAAAAGACGGACACATATCAAAGACAAATTTCATAGCGAAAATATGGGAGAAAGTTCAATAGGTGTTAAACTCCAGCAGCTTCCACTATTCAATTTCGAAGAACTTGCCACCGCGACCAACAACTTCCATCCCCAAAAAAAGCTAGGGCAGGGTGGTTTTGGTCCGGTTTACAAGGTAATATATAATAGCGATTTTCGGTTGTTAGGATAATCATCACCGGCCCAAAGCCGGATTATAATGAGCTCGTAGGCCAGGCTAGTTAGTCGAGAACTTTGTAGGAAAGCAAGTTCAACTTGCGAGCTCACTACAATCTGACCCAAACCCATTCGAATTTTGAGCCGATGATGATAATTATCCTAAAACCGGTGAATTCAGAGTcaatgaaatgacatttttttttcaatcaagtCTGAATTTTGAGTGCAGGGAACATTAGATGATGGAAAGGAAATAGCAGTGAAGAGATTGTCGAAAGCTTCGGGGCAAGGTTTGGAAGAATTTATGAACGAAGTGGCGGTTATTTCTAAGCTCCAACATCGAAATCTGGTAAAATTGTTTGGGTGTTGTGTTGAAGCAGAAGAGAAGATGCTCGTCTACGAGTTTATGCCCAACAAAAGTTTGGACGCTTTTCTATTCGGTtagtaatttattcaaattttataggatcccttaaaaaaataatgttcTCCCATAAATGTTTTTTTCCATTCACAAAATTTAAGTTTAGGTGTAGTGATATTTTGATTCTCTTCAccgtttaatatttatttcaatttattgacAAAACTTCAATTATGTCTACAATCATAATGAATACAATATGGTAGAAATACTATGATGGTTGTAGTTTAGATCCTCAATTATAGGAATTCATTATTAATTTAGTaggtttttatgtttaaattttgttatagaTCCCATTAAACAAAAACTCTTGGATTGGAGAAAACGTTTTAATATTATTGAAGGGATCAGTCGAGGATTGCTTTATCTTCATAGAGATTCAAGATTGAAAATTATACACAGAGATCTAAAAGCAAGTAATGTTTTACTTGACCAAGAGCTAAAcccaaaaatttcagattttgggATAGCCAGGATCTTTGGAGGTGACGAAAATCAAGCCAACACTAAAAGGGTTGTCGGAACTTAGTTAGTTGGAACTTCCTTCTTACCATTTCTTTTTATgctcttttttaataaaatatggtATAAATATGTCTATGGTCGGATTTGATGCTTAAAGATGATACATGTCCATACTTGTATCGAgtttaattttgttcaatttgtggactcaatttattgtttttaattttataaataaaatattaaaaatatatttttatatttttatagttaactttaaattatttattatttattcttaattcaAGTTGGCTCGTGGACAGGTTTAAATAAGAGCTGTAATTGG contains:
- the LOC121214084 gene encoding G-type lectin S-receptor-like serine/threonine-protein kinase At1g11330, with the translated sequence MRNTISCSVLLALISCFYLLFATASHTITASKSIKDPDVIISQNGVFRLGFFSLANSSNRYVGILYHQIPLQTVVWVANRNRPPKDFSGILTISDDGNLVVSNGKAEILWSTNVTNLVPNATTAQLLDSGNLVLNNGENGGSSILWESFQHPSNVFLQTMKISTDVKTGRKTRSWKSPDDPSDGNFFQGIEPFSIPEDDVEKTYYETYEYSTDSRLIYFELESEGRFVERIWDAGKGDWINGYSSYLTDCDVYGKCGAFGICDSTKRPICSCLKGFKPRNIEEWNRGNWSSGCFRTTCLHCQRDNNNGCEAGQGDDGFLKLKKMKVPAFPDQSSITNGECKDQCMKNCSCVAYAYDAGIGCMLWSGDLIDVQKFSNRGVDLYIRLTSSELDKWNCEIIVVTTVISGMVVIIIISALFLLRRMGQQRGESSKVVFVITTVTVGNYAAFNSLLL
- the LOC121214085 gene encoding G-type lectin S-receptor-like serine/threonine-protein kinase At1g11330, with product MGESSIGVKLQQLPLFNFEELATATNNFHPQKKLGQGGFGPVYKGTLDDGKEIAVKRLSKASGQGLEEFMNEVAVISKLQHRNLVKLFGCCVEAEEKMLVYEFMPNKSLDAFLFDPIKQKLLDWRKRFNIIEGISRGLLYLHRDSRLKIIHRDLKASNVLLDQELNPKISDFGIARIFGGDENQANTKRVVGTYGYMSPEYAMHGRFSEKSDVFNYGVLLLEIVSGRRNTSFYNKDDLSLLGYHYSKIYF